A DNA window from Stutzerimonas stutzeri contains the following coding sequences:
- a CDS encoding adenosylcobinamide-GDP ribazoletransferase, with protein MLPLLTALQFLTSLPIRLPGMPTPQQQGRSLLYYPVVGLLLGALLCLAALLLGGAMPFLQAALLLTLWVALTGALHLDGLADSADAWLGGFGDRDRTLEIMKDPRSGPVAVVALVLLLLLKFTALLALLQAQQYSALLLAPLLGRAALLALFLSTPYVRPNGLGHVLAANLPRTWAQGALLLVATGCLLLGSNGLIALSLAVVTFLLVRRAVLRRLGGTTGDTAGALLELVECAVLVGLALQL; from the coding sequence ATGCTGCCACTACTGACTGCACTGCAATTTCTCACCAGCTTGCCGATCCGCCTGCCGGGAATGCCGACGCCGCAGCAGCAGGGTCGCTCGTTGCTGTATTACCCCGTGGTGGGGTTATTGCTGGGCGCCTTGCTCTGTCTGGCAGCGCTATTGCTGGGGGGCGCGATGCCCTTTTTGCAGGCGGCCCTGTTGCTGACATTATGGGTGGCACTGACCGGCGCCTTGCACCTCGATGGCCTGGCCGACAGTGCCGACGCCTGGCTCGGGGGCTTCGGCGACCGCGATCGCACGCTGGAGATCATGAAGGATCCGCGCAGCGGCCCGGTCGCGGTGGTGGCGCTGGTGCTGTTGTTGCTACTCAAGTTCACTGCGTTGCTGGCGTTGTTGCAGGCGCAACAGTATTCCGCTCTGTTGCTGGCGCCACTGCTGGGGCGTGCCGCGCTGTTGGCGCTGTTTCTCAGCACGCCGTACGTACGGCCCAATGGGCTTGGTCATGTTCTGGCGGCGAATCTGCCGCGTACCTGGGCGCAGGGCGCGCTGCTGCTGGTGGCGACTGGATGTCTGCTGCTCGGCAGCAACGGGCTGATCGCCCTGTCGTTGGCTGTCGTGACGTTTTTGCTGGTGCGCCGCGCGGTGCTGCGCCGCCTCGGCGGCACAACCGGCGATACCGCCGGCGCGCTGCTGGAGCTGGTGGAGTGCGCGGTGCTGGTGGGGCTGGCGCTTCAGCTTTAG
- the cobC gene encoding alpha-ribazole phosphatase family protein, with protein MSTSIELLRHGETERGGGFRGSLDDPLTPHGWQQMRNAVGDAGPWDILVSSPLQRCAAFARELAAQHGLPLHLEPNLRELHFGDWEGRSAAELMQGSAEALGLFWADPYGFTPPGGEPLAQFEARVVAAIERLQLRFAGQRLLVICHAGVMRLLLARAQGLARERLLEVVVGHGELLPLELAPPAEPAEDPSTR; from the coding sequence ATGAGCACGAGCATCGAACTGCTACGGCACGGCGAAACCGAGCGAGGGGGCGGCTTTCGCGGCAGTCTCGACGATCCTCTGACGCCGCACGGCTGGCAGCAGATGCGCAATGCGGTTGGCGACGCCGGTCCATGGGACATATTGGTCAGCTCGCCGCTGCAGCGCTGTGCCGCATTCGCCCGCGAACTCGCCGCGCAACACGGCCTGCCGCTGCATCTTGAACCGAACCTGCGCGAACTGCATTTCGGCGACTGGGAAGGCCGCAGCGCGGCTGAGCTGATGCAGGGCAGCGCCGAAGCGCTCGGCCTGTTCTGGGCCGATCCATACGGATTTACGCCGCCTGGCGGTGAGCCACTGGCACAGTTCGAGGCGCGCGTGGTGGCGGCTATCGAGCGTTTGCAACTTCGCTTTGCCGGGCAGCGCTTGCTGGTCATCTGTCATGCCGGCGTGATGCGATTATTGCTGGCGCGAGCACAGGGACTCGCTCGTGAACGTCTACTGGAAGTGGTGGTAGGTCACGGTGAATTGTTGCCGCTAGAACTGGCGCCGCCCGCCGAACCTGCTGAAGACCCGAGCACGCGATGA
- the cobT gene encoding nicotinate-nucleotide--dimethylbenzimidazole phosphoribosyltransferase, which produces MHDWWNGPCQQLDQGFATRAAARQDQLTKPRGALGQLEALAIALAAMQRNERPQVERLHVSVFAGDHGVVEEGVSAYPQSVTGQMLRNFVGGGAALSVLARRLAAPLEVIDLGTVEPLQLDGVSHLRLGPGTANLAREAAMSEQQLHAALAAGRDSAQRAAERSAQLFIGGEMGIGNTTSASALAAVLLPRSPLTLVGPGTGLDLTGVRHKMQIIAHAVRLHAEHCGEPLEALRRLGGFEIAALVGAYLSCAQSGIPVLVDGFICSAAALCAVRMNPGCRPWLIFAHRSAEPGHLAVLDSLGASPLLDLGLRLGEGSGAALVVPLLQQACALHNEMATFAEASVSDRPV; this is translated from the coding sequence ATGCACGATTGGTGGAATGGACCCTGTCAGCAGCTTGACCAAGGTTTCGCGACACGGGCGGCGGCTCGCCAGGACCAGCTGACCAAGCCGCGCGGTGCCCTCGGGCAGCTCGAAGCGCTGGCGATTGCGCTGGCGGCCATGCAGCGCAATGAACGGCCGCAAGTCGAACGGCTGCATGTCAGTGTGTTCGCCGGCGATCACGGCGTGGTGGAAGAGGGTGTTTCTGCCTACCCGCAATCGGTGACGGGGCAGATGCTGCGCAATTTCGTCGGCGGTGGTGCGGCCCTCAGCGTGCTGGCGCGCAGATTGGCTGCGCCGCTGGAGGTGATCGACCTGGGCACCGTGGAGCCACTGCAACTGGATGGCGTAAGCCATCTGCGGCTCGGCCCGGGCACGGCAAATCTGGCGCGTGAAGCGGCAATGAGCGAGCAACAGTTGCATGCGGCACTGGCTGCCGGCCGCGACAGTGCACAGCGTGCAGCGGAGCGTTCGGCGCAGTTGTTCATCGGCGGGGAAATGGGCATCGGCAATACCACCAGCGCCAGCGCGCTAGCCGCCGTGCTGTTGCCGCGCTCGCCGTTGACGCTCGTCGGGCCGGGCACCGGGCTCGATCTGACCGGCGTTCGGCACAAGATGCAGATCATCGCTCATGCGGTCCGGCTGCACGCCGAGCACTGCGGCGAGCCGCTCGAGGCCTTGCGCCGGCTGGGCGGCTTCGAGATTGCGGCGCTGGTCGGGGCTTACCTGAGCTGCGCGCAAAGCGGTATTCCGGTACTGGTCGATGGCTTCATCTGCAGTGCGGCAGCGCTTTGCGCGGTGCGCATGAATCCCGGCTGCCGGCCCTGGCTGATCTTCGCCCATCGCTCCGCCGAGCCTGGTCACCTGGCGGTACTGGATTCACTCGGTGCATCGCCGCTGCTCGATCTCGGCCTGCGCCTAGGCGAAGGTAGCGGGGCGGCGTTGGTAGTGCCGCTGTTGCAGCAGGCCTGCGCTCTGCACAACGAGATGGCGACGTTCGCTGAGGCTTCGGTATCGGATCGGCCGGTATGA
- the cobU gene encoding bifunctional adenosylcobinamide kinase/adenosylcobinamide-phosphate guanylyltransferase — MLELILGGARSGKSRFAERLAVESGLAVTYIATSQALDGEMAERIVHHQERRPAHWSLVEEPLQLAKTLRQQAAADRCLLVDCLTLWLTNLLILDDPARFTEERDALLECLAELPGRIILVSNETGLGVVPLGELTRRYVDEAGWLHQAVAERARRVAFVVAGLPMILKGAQ; from the coding sequence ATGCTGGAACTGATTCTCGGCGGCGCCCGTTCGGGCAAAAGCCGCTTTGCCGAGCGCCTGGCCGTCGAGAGCGGCCTGGCGGTTACCTATATCGCCACCAGCCAGGCGCTGGATGGCGAAATGGCCGAGCGCATCGTCCATCACCAAGAGCGCCGTCCTGCACACTGGTCGCTCGTGGAGGAGCCGCTGCAGCTGGCGAAAACCTTGCGGCAGCAGGCCGCGGCGGATCGTTGCCTGCTGGTCGATTGCCTGACCTTATGGCTGACCAATCTGCTGATCTTGGACGACCCGGCGCGCTTCACCGAGGAGCGCGATGCCCTGCTCGAGTGCCTGGCCGAACTGCCAGGGCGGATCATTCTGGTCAGCAATGAAACCGGTCTTGGCGTGGTTCCGCTGGGTGAGTTGACCCGGCGTTATGTGGACGAAGCCGGCTGGCTACACCAGGCCGTGGCGGAACGAGCGCGGCGGGTGGCCTTCGTGGTCGCCGGGCTGCCGATGATCTTGAAGGGAGCGCAGTGA
- a CDS encoding cobyric acid synthase, with translation MTTLMVQGTTSDAGKSTLVTALCRWLARQGVAVVPFKPQNMALNSAVTADGGEIGRAQAVQAQAAGLLPHTDMNPVLLKPNSDTGAQVIIHGRAVTSMDAVAYHGYKRVAMQAVLASHQRLSTAYRVVMVEGAGSPAEINLRAGDIANMGFAEAVDCPVILIADIDKGGVFAHLVGTLALLSESEQARVQGFVINRFRGDIALLQPGLDWLEQRTGKPVLGVLPYLMDFHLEAEDAIDARQSGKASDVLKVVVPVLPRISNHTDFDPLRLHPQVDLQFIGPGQSIPAADMIILPGSKSVRADLAWLRANGWEAAIHKHLRYGGKLLGICGGLQMLGMRIADPLGLEGPAGTSEGLGLLDFETVLQVDKQLRNVTGRLLPEGVPLSGYEIHAGISSGPALERPAVQLDDGRCDGAISADGQVLGTYLHGLFERPEGCAALLRWAGLDAVQTVNYHALRERDIERLADLVEAHLDTARLRELCGLGC, from the coding sequence ATGACCACGCTGATGGTGCAAGGCACCACCTCCGATGCCGGCAAGAGCACCCTGGTAACAGCGCTGTGCCGCTGGCTGGCGCGCCAGGGCGTTGCTGTCGTGCCGTTCAAACCGCAGAACATGGCGCTCAACAGCGCGGTGACTGCCGATGGCGGCGAGATCGGCCGGGCCCAGGCGGTGCAGGCTCAGGCTGCGGGGCTTCTGCCGCATACCGACATGAATCCGGTGCTGCTCAAGCCCAACAGCGACACTGGTGCCCAGGTGATCATCCACGGCCGCGCGGTGACCAGCATGGACGCCGTGGCCTACCACGGCTACAAGCGGGTGGCGATGCAGGCCGTGCTGGCCTCACACCAGCGTCTGTCCACGGCGTATCGCGTGGTGATGGTCGAGGGCGCAGGCTCGCCTGCCGAGATCAACTTGCGCGCTGGCGATATCGCCAACATGGGCTTCGCCGAGGCGGTGGACTGCCCGGTGATCCTGATCGCCGACATCGACAAGGGCGGTGTCTTCGCGCATCTGGTCGGCACCCTGGCGTTGCTCTCGGAAAGCGAGCAGGCGCGGGTGCAGGGCTTCGTCATCAACCGTTTTCGCGGGGATATCGCGTTGTTGCAGCCCGGCCTCGATTGGCTGGAACAACGCACCGGCAAGCCGGTACTGGGCGTGCTGCCGTACCTGATGGATTTCCATCTGGAAGCGGAGGATGCCATTGACGCGCGCCAGTCCGGCAAGGCCAGCGACGTGCTGAAGGTGGTCGTGCCGGTGTTGCCTCGCATCAGCAATCACACCGATTTCGACCCTCTGCGCCTGCATCCGCAAGTCGACCTGCAATTCATCGGCCCCGGCCAGAGCATTCCCGCCGCGGATATGATCATCCTGCCCGGCTCGAAAAGTGTGCGCGCCGACCTCGCCTGGTTGCGCGCCAATGGTTGGGAGGCCGCGATCCATAAGCACCTGCGCTACGGCGGCAAACTGCTGGGTATATGCGGCGGGTTGCAGATGCTCGGCATGCGCATCGCCGATCCGCTTGGCCTGGAAGGCCCGGCTGGAACCAGCGAAGGGCTCGGCTTGCTGGATTTCGAGACCGTGCTGCAGGTGGACAAGCAGCTGCGCAACGTCACCGGCCGACTGCTGCCCGAAGGCGTGCCGCTGAGCGGTTACGAGATTCATGCAGGCATCAGCAGTGGGCCGGCGCTTGAGCGACCCGCGGTGCAGCTGGACGACGGCCGCTGCGATGGCGCGATCAGCGCCGACGGACAGGTGCTCGGCACCTACCTGCACGGCCTCTTCGAGCGGCCCGAGGGCTGTGCTGCGCTGCTGCGCTGGGCCGGCCTCGATGCAGTGCAAACCGTCAATTATCACGCGCTGCGCGAGCGCGATATCGAGCGCCTGGCCGATCTGGTCGAGGCGCATCTGGACACCGCGCGGCTGCGCGAACTCTGCGGGCTGGGGTGCTGA